The following are encoded in a window of Halalkalicoccus jeotgali B3 genomic DNA:
- a CDS encoding twin-arginine translocation signal domain-containing protein — protein sequence MSLDRRQFLKQTAATAAGGILASSAGCLQLLGLSGSTTGLRGGPTFQDVRREDADVVVESAADLEAEVTRGGGRVIWIPSDTAIDLSGRNFTLRHATIASDRSDDSSGALLATSDRGRGSPAMSNALFTLEEGGRLTGVTIRGPHWNYTASPVIPGYIPFAPGETRDEREQWRSEWYARGVSMQADSSQFDNCELWGFSTGIMVGSRESPASPSILYSALHNCMMTSAGYPIDINRGTPTIYRCAFDAYRHAICGYGTADAGYLAIECDFGPHASSHPIDMHRIGENESGTTDQSALRWQWCAGGTMLVRNSIIRPTRVVDQRHHNGTNAGPYEPDLYINHNRGGFTPHVLIRGAPVDGIYLEGNQCAHPDAETGIDQSSFPGRQRMNEFGWHNIFTRQNQWNVPFSQ from the coding sequence ATGTCACTAGATCGACGACAGTTCCTCAAGCAGACGGCAGCAACAGCAGCTGGCGGGATACTGGCCAGTAGCGCAGGCTGTCTCCAACTACTCGGCTTGAGTGGTTCGACAACCGGCCTCAGAGGCGGCCCCACGTTTCAGGATGTCCGCCGTGAGGATGCCGACGTCGTGGTTGAGTCAGCCGCCGATCTCGAAGCCGAAGTCACACGCGGCGGGGGACGCGTTATCTGGATTCCATCCGATACAGCGATCGATCTGAGTGGCCGGAATTTCACGCTCCGCCATGCAACGATCGCCTCTGACCGTTCGGACGACAGCTCAGGCGCGCTCCTCGCAACGTCGGATCGAGGCCGCGGCTCACCAGCGATGAGCAACGCTCTCTTCACACTCGAGGAAGGGGGTCGCCTCACCGGCGTGACGATTCGTGGCCCGCATTGGAACTACACTGCCTCACCAGTCATTCCCGGCTACATTCCCTTTGCACCGGGCGAGACACGTGATGAACGCGAACAGTGGCGTAGTGAGTGGTACGCGCGTGGTGTCTCGATGCAAGCCGACAGTAGCCAGTTCGACAATTGTGAACTGTGGGGATTTTCGACGGGGATCATGGTCGGCAGTCGAGAATCACCGGCCTCACCGTCGATTCTCTACTCGGCACTGCACAATTGTATGATGACCTCTGCGGGGTATCCGATTGACATCAATCGCGGGACACCAACGATCTATCGGTGTGCCTTCGATGCGTATCGTCATGCGATCTGCGGCTACGGCACTGCGGATGCCGGTTATCTCGCGATCGAGTGCGATTTCGGCCCCCACGCATCGAGCCACCCGATCGATATGCACCGCATCGGTGAGAACGAAAGCGGAACAACCGATCAATCCGCGCTACGGTGGCAATGGTGTGCTGGGGGAACGATGCTCGTTCGCAACTCGATCATTCGCCCGACGAGGGTGGTCGATCAGCGTCATCACAATGGCACGAATGCCGGGCCGTATGAGCCCGATCTGTACATCAATCACAACCGTGGCGGCTTCACACCGCACGTCTTGATTCGGGGTGCACCGGTCGATGGGATCTACCTTGAGGGTAACCAATGTGCTCATCCTGACGCTGAAACTGGGATCGACCAATCATCCTTCCCGGGTCGCCAGCGGATGAACGAGTTCGGGTGGCACAACATCTTTACCCGACAGAATCAGTGGAATGTCCCGTTCAGTCAGTAA
- a CDS encoding protoglobin domain-containing protein, which translates to MSNDQIPGYTMGEDSVQEASISMEEFEQLKQSVMFTEEDEEYLQEAGDILESQIDDILDVWYGFVADHDFLVYYFSQPDGEPIDEYLDRVRDRFGQWIRDTCDTPYDEAWLDYQFEIARRHHRTKKNQTDDVDAVPNIDLRYVIAFIYPITATIREFLDDGEHDSDKVDAMYHAWFKSVVLQVTLWSYPYVHDGDW; encoded by the coding sequence ATGAGCAACGACCAGATCCCCGGCTACACGATGGGCGAGGACTCAGTGCAGGAGGCATCGATCAGTATGGAGGAATTCGAGCAGCTGAAACAGTCTGTGATGTTTACTGAGGAGGACGAGGAATATCTCCAAGAAGCTGGTGATATTCTTGAGTCGCAGATCGATGATATTCTCGATGTTTGGTATGGCTTTGTCGCTGATCACGATTTCTTAGTCTATTATTTCAGTCAGCCCGACGGGGAGCCGATCGACGAGTATCTCGACCGAGTACGTGATCGGTTTGGGCAATGGATTCGAGATACCTGTGATACGCCCTACGACGAAGCGTGGCTTGACTACCAATTTGAGATTGCTCGCCGGCACCATCGGACGAAGAAAAATCAGACCGACGATGTCGACGCCGTGCCGAACATCGACCTTCGGTACGTAATCGCATTTATCTACCCGATTACCGCGACGATTCGAGAGTTCCTCGATGACGGTGAGCACGATTCCGATAAAGTCGATGCCATGTACCACGCGTGGTTCAAATCCGTCGTCCTGCAGGTAACGCTCTGGAGCTATCCCTACGTCCATGATGGCGACTGGTAA
- the ddh gene encoding D-2-hydroxyacid dehydrogenase, with protein sequence MSMEISSIAVDESVSTVFPPEQLRDALVDIVDVMIIDAGVDSLEPYDAVVTMAYHDSYLEGVYWIHSIQAGVDRFPFDELREHEVILTNSSGIHGSAVGETVAGYMLSFARRLLPAVKSQTQREWSPPTWDDAYTLADERCCIVGLGTLGRGIVKQASALGLDVIGVRRSGESLNGVRTVYTPDDLHTAIRESKFVVLAVPLVDETHHLMSTEEFAAMRDDAILINVARGPVVDQDALVDALEAGIIGGAALDVFEAEPLPKDSPLWDFEEVLITPHCAGFTEDYYRNVADLVRENLVHIDAGEELINKIV encoded by the coding sequence ATGAGTATGGAGATTTCGAGCATCGCAGTCGATGAGTCTGTCTCGACCGTCTTTCCTCCCGAACAGTTGCGAGACGCCCTCGTGGATATCGTCGACGTGATGATCATCGACGCTGGCGTTGACTCACTTGAACCGTACGACGCTGTCGTCACGATGGCCTATCACGACAGCTACCTCGAGGGAGTCTACTGGATACACTCGATTCAGGCGGGTGTGGATCGCTTCCCCTTTGACGAGTTACGCGAGCACGAGGTGATCCTTACAAACAGCAGTGGTATCCACGGCTCGGCGGTCGGCGAGACCGTCGCGGGATACATGCTTTCGTTCGCACGTCGACTACTGCCTGCTGTGAAATCGCAGACCCAGCGAGAGTGGTCACCCCCCACATGGGATGACGCATATACGCTGGCAGACGAGCGTTGTTGTATTGTCGGATTAGGGACGCTCGGCCGGGGAATCGTGAAGCAGGCATCCGCGCTCGGACTCGACGTCATCGGCGTTCGTCGTTCAGGTGAGTCTCTCAATGGGGTTCGAACAGTTTACACACCAGATGATCTCCATACAGCGATCCGGGAATCAAAGTTTGTCGTGCTCGCAGTTCCGCTCGTCGACGAGACTCACCATCTGATGTCCACCGAGGAGTTCGCCGCAATGCGAGACGACGCGATTCTGATTAACGTCGCTCGTGGCCCTGTGGTCGACCAGGACGCGCTCGTTGATGCCCTCGAAGCTGGGATAATCGGTGGCGCTGCACTTGACGTCTTCGAGGCGGAACCGCTCCCTAAGGATTCCCCACTCTGGGATTTCGAAGAGGTTCTCATCACCCCACACTGTGCGGGGTTCACCGAGGACTACTATCGGAATGTTGCCGATCTCGTTCGAGAGAACCTCGTCCATATCGACGCTGGCGAGGAACTTATCAATAAAATTGTATAA
- a CDS encoding FxLYD domain-containing protein — protein MGTVASLSGCIETRWWEDDDDADRPTGGTDTESQENTTAEDTAESDNTSDTDSERKNANETIDEDNTDRQQHPDENATQINRDEYDENYGEYETTARDPSDVEITADAQQATDGSLLVSGTITNVSDRAIDVVDIELVFYGTNDAYLSATLVTVRDLGPAESREFETQPNTGTIARDLERIEVNRTVYDVTD, from the coding sequence ATGGGAACGGTGGCTTCTCTTTCCGGGTGTATCGAGACCCGCTGGTGGGAAGACGATGATGACGCGGATCGTCCCACCGGTGGTACTGATACTGAATCACAGGAAAACACGACTGCTGAGGATACTGCTGAGAGTGACAATACGAGCGACACCGATAGTGAGCGAAAGAACGCGAACGAGACGATCGATGAGGACAACACGGACCGCCAGCAGCATCCTGACGAGAACGCTACCCAAATCAATCGTGACGAGTACGACGAGAATTACGGCGAGTACGAGACGACTGCTCGTGATCCGAGTGATGTCGAGATAACGGCCGATGCACAGCAGGCAACCGATGGCTCGCTGCTCGTTTCCGGAACGATAACGAACGTCAGCGACCGAGCGATCGATGTCGTCGATATCGAGCTGGTCTTCTACGGGACGAACGACGCGTATCTCAGTGCGACACTCGTGACTGTCCGCGATCTCGGGCCTGCTGAGAGTCGCGAGTTCGAGACCCAACCGAACACCGGGACGATAGCGAGGGATCTCGAGCGAATCGAAGTAAATCGAACGGTCTACGACGTTACTGACTGA